Below is a genomic region from Microbacterium galbinum.
CGCGTGGTCGGCTGCGCGTCGGGCGCCTGATAGGTGAACGAGATCGCGCGCCCCTCTTGCACCCCACGGGACACCGCCTCGCGCACCTCATCGACCGCCGTGGGCGCGATGACCACCTCGGCGGGAGCGTCGGCCGCTCCTCGGGAGAGCTTCGAGATGAGACCGGCGACGAGCCCCGAGTCCGAGACCGCGGGCACCGCAGCGACCATCTGCAGCCCGGCGAGCAGTGCTGCGGCTTCGCGCGCCGTGAACCGCGGCACCCGGCGCAGCGCGACGTCGTTCGTGATCTCGATGACGTCTTCCTGGTCGAGCAGGTCCCAGTTGATGTCGAACATCTCCTGCGGCTGCTGCCAGAAACCGGCTTCGCCGGGAAGGCCGATGACGGTCAGCTTCTCGACCATCGCCCGCATCTCGCGCGGGGTCACGCCGAACTCCGCGGATGCCTCGGCCAGGGAGACCTGTCCGTGTTCGAGAAGGTACGGCACGAGGGTCAGGTACAGACGCACCCGATCACCGGCGAGCAACGGCTTCTTCGCACTCATCGTCGGACCTCCCGCTCGGCGTGGGTCTCGGCGACCGCGCGGAGACGCGACACCACCGCGTCGCGGAGCTCGTCGGGCTCGACCACACGGACCTCTGGGCCGTACGAGGCGAGCTCGTCGGCGAGGATGTGGACATCGACGAAGGGGACGCGGATGCCCTGGACCGCCGGGACCGCCCTCCGCCCGAGCCGCAGAGACGCCTCGGTACCCGGAGTGATCTCGAGCAGAGCGGAGTTCTGGGACGCCACCTCCTCGAGTCCCGCGAGCGCGCGGTCACCCGCTCCGTCCCGCAGAACGGGGTCGAAGGTCGTCGCCGTCACCGTCACATCCCCGACGATGCGGCTGAGCAGGAACGTACGGTCGCCCGCGGCGTCGATGTCGATGCCGAACACGTGCCAGCGCGCCTCGTAGTCCACCAGCGCGAGCGGCTGGACCCGGCGACGACGAGGAGCATCCTCCCCCGGCTTCAGGTAGTCGAAAGCGACGACTCGGCTCTTCTCGATCGCCTCCTGGAGCGGACCGAACGCGGCATCCCGCGCCGTGATGCGCGGCGCGAACCCGATGATCGGCTCGTCACCGTCGATCCCGAGGGCGCGGATCTTCCGAACACCGGACTGCGCGTCGCCCGATGCGGATTCCGCGCTCCACACGCTGCCCGCGAGACGCAGCACGGCGAGTTCGGCGGGCGTGAAGTCGATGTCGCTCGGCAGGTCGTACTCCGCCTGCGGAATCCGGTAGCGCGCCTCACGCAGATCGTTCGGGTCTGCGGCGTCGCCGATCGTCTCGACCGGCACACCGAGCGAGCGGAGTTCGTCCTTGTCGCGCTCGAACATCTTCTCGAGGGCATCCGACCGCGTTCCGGCATCCGCGCGCTGGCGGTACCCGGAGACGTTGTCGAGGATCTGCTGCTTCGTGAGCCCGATCTCCGTCGCCATGAGAGCCACGACGAGATTCGTCAGGCGCTCCTCGGCGGGAATACGGGCGGCCATCACGGAGTCGGTACCGGACCGGCACCCAGGATGTCGACGACGAACACCATGGCCTCGGTCTGCTCGGTCTTCGGCGCCACCACGAGCACCTGCGAGCCGACCGTCTGGCCGATCAGCGCCTCGGCGATCGGGGGCGCGATCTGAGGCAGATCCAGCGAGACGGCGTCGCCCCACGTGGTGCGGACGATCTTCTTGTCGTCCCAGTTGAGCGCGGTGAAGTTCACCACTGGCGTCTGGCCCTCGACCAGCTTCTCGCCGTCCCCGGCGATGAGCGTCTGCACGGCCTGCGAGGTCGGAGCAGCCGTGTCGGGGATGATCACGCCGGGAGTTCCGTCGGGGGCGCGGACCACGGTCGGCATGCCGCGTGCGTCGTTGAACTGCAGTGCGCCCTCCGCCTTGGGGAGGAACACGTCGAGCACATCGATGACGAAGACCATGTTGTCGTCGGCGTCGAGGCCGAGTGCCTCCGGAGCACCGGGCGCATCGTCGGGGGTCAGTGCCGAGACGATGCGCGATCCGCCCGTGGCGCACTCGAGGGCGTCGGAGAGCCCCGGGAACTGGGCGGACCAGTTGGCGATCGTGGAGACCTGCGTCGCGCTCGGGTCGTACGTGGTTTCGGTGACGAACTCGCCACTGTCTCCGCTGTAGAGCGAGAGTTCGAGCAGCATCGGCTGCTGCGCGCTCTCGACGGCCCGCCCGTCACCCACGATGACATCGGTGAATGCGGACTTCTCGAGGTGCAGGGGCGAGAAGATGCTCACATCCGGCTTGGCGCCGAGATCGCCCTCGACGGTCACCGCATCGGCGAGACCGCTCGAGCCGCCGGAGCGGTCGCACGCGGCGCCATCGAAGGTCGGAGCAGCCGTGCACCCCGTCAGAGCGAGGACGGCGAGGCTGAGAGTGGCCAGAACGGCGGACGTTTTACGCACGCCCTCCAGTCTATTCGGTCGGGTGCTCCGATTCGCGCGATGCCGTCGCGATGCGCGCGCCCTCGGCGGCGCGCGCAGCCTCGCGGGCGCGCTTGCGCAGGTTCTTGTCGGTGATCTCGCGATCGCCGACGGCACCGGGGGTCCACTGCTCCACGTCGTCGTCGCCGTAGCTGGACTTCGAGGCGCGTCGCTTCACGGAGGGTGCGACCGTGCCCGGAGCCAGACGACGCGCGGTCAGCAGGAAGCCGGTGTGCGCGACCATCCGGTGATCGGGACGCACCGCGAGGCCCTCGACGTGCCAGCCGCGCACCATCGTCTCCGACGCGTCCGGATCCGTGAACAGTCCGGTGTTGCGGATGTACTCCGCGACGCGCGAGAGCTGCGTGGCGGTCGCGATGTAGCAGAGCACCACTCCCCCGGGCGTGAGCGCGTCGGCGACGACGTCGATGCACTCCCACGGGGCCAGCATGTCGAGCACGACGCGATCGACGGATCCGGCGGGGAGCTCGGAGGGCAGCTGCTCGACGAGATCGCCGACGACGACGCTCCAGGTGTCCGGCTGCTCGCCGAAGAACGTCGCGACGTTGCCGCGGGCGACTTCGGCGAAGTCCTCTCGCCGCTCGAACGATACGAGCCTGCCCGCCGGCCCCACCGCACGAAGCAGCGACAGCGACAGGGCACCCGATCCCACTCCGGCCTCGACCACCGTCGCTCCGGGGAAGACATCGGCCTGCATGACGATCTGGGCGGCATCCTTCGGATAGACGATCGCCGCGCCACGGGGCATCGACATCGCGAAGTCCTTCAGCAGCGGGCGCAGCGCGAGATACTCGTGGCCCGAGCTGTTCACGGCCACCGATCCGTCGGGCAGGCCGATGAGATCGCGGTGGCGCAGCACCCCGTGGTGGGTGTGCAGCTCGCCGTCCTCCCGGAGGGTGACGGTGTGCAGTCGGCCCTTGGGACCCGTGAGCTGGACGCGGTCGCCCTCGCGGAACGGGCCGCTCGGACGGTGCGTACCGGAGGCGGTCATCGGGTGGCTCCCGTCGTGGCGGAATGGCGGTCGAGGAGGTCGACCAGGTCGTGTGCGGTGCGGCCGTCGAGCGTCGGCCAGAGCTCGTGCGCACCGAGGTCGTCGAGCGGCACGATGTGCGGGACCCCGAGGGTCACGGCGCCGGAGGCGATCCCGGCACGGACACCGGTCGGCGAGTCCTCGATCACGATGGCTTCGGTGATGTCGATGTCGAGCAGGGCGGCGGCCTGCAGGTACGGCTCCGGGTGCGGCTTCGGGTTGTCGACGTCGTCGCCGGCGACGACCAGATCGAAGGCCGGGAAGTCGATGAGATCGACGACGCTCAGCGCCATCCGTCGCAGCGACATCGTCACGAGCGCGGTCGTGATCCCTGCCTGCTTCAGGTCGAGCAGGAGCTCGCGTGCGCCGGGGCGGAAGGGCACTCCCTCGGTGCGCAGAAGGTTCTGCACCTCATCGGTCAGATGGGCGACGATCGCCTCGGCCTCCATGCGCACGCCCGCGTTCTGCAGGATGATCGCGCTGTCGATCAGTCCGCTGCCGACCAGCTGCAGCGCGTCCTCGTGCGTCCACGTCCCGCCGAAGGACTCGACGAGCCGGGTCTCGGCCGCCATCCAGTACGGCTCGGTATCGACGACTGTTCCATCCATGTCCCAGAGGACCGCGCGGGGCTGTGTGCTCACCGAGCCATGTTATCCGGCGCAGGACCCGTCTTCCTCCGAGCGCGACTAGCCTGGGGAGACGACACCGTCACTCGATCGAAAGGGGATCACGATGGATGTTCTCGGTTCGCGCATCGTGATCGTCGCCTTCGACGGCTGGAACGACGCGGGTGAAGCGGCCAGCGGCGCCGTCGCGGCCCTGCGCGCCACGAGCGAGTACGACCTCGTGCACACCGTCGACCCCGAGCTCTACTTCGACTACCAGTACACGCGTCCGTCGACCCAGCTCGACACCGAGGGTCGTCGGCGCCTGAAGTGGCCGGAAGCGACGCTGTGGCGTCCGCGCGACGCGGGCGAGGGGCCCGAGTTCTGGCTGCTCACCGGAGTCGAACCGGCTCGCACGTGGCAGTCTTTCGCCGCCGAGTTCATCGACGTCGCGCTGCGCGACGACGTGAGCGGCTTCATCATGCTCGGCGCGATGCTCGCCGATGTGCCGCACTCCCGGCCGATCTCGATCTTCGCGGCCAGCCAGAACGAGCAGGCGCGCGAGGAGCTCGGACTCGAGAAGTCCCTCTACGAGGGCCCCGTCGGCATCCTGAGCGTCATCGAGCACTACGCCGAGTCGGCCGGCATCCCGACGGCCACGCTGTGGGCGAGCGTGCCGCACTACGTCGCGAACGCGACGCCGTCGCCGAAGGTCACCCTCGCCCTGCTCGATCGCCTCGAAGAGCTCACCGGGGTGTCGGTGCCGCGCGATGCACTGCGCACGGAAGCCGCCGCGTGGGAGGCATCCATCGATGCGGCCGCGGCGGACGACGAGGAGATGACCGAGTACATCCGCCAGCTCGAGCGCACCCGCGACACATGGGACTCGCCGGAGGCATCGGGCGATGCGATCGCCCAGGAGTTCGAGAAGTACCTGCGTCGACGCGGTGACGGTCCGGGCGACCACAAGCGCTGAGCGCGTCCGCGCTCAGGCGGCGATCGCTCCGGTGCCGAGCAGGACCAGGATCACCGTGCCCAGCAGGATGCGGTAGATCACGAACGGCAGGAAGCTGCGCTTCGAGATCCAGCTCATGAAGAACGCGATGACCCCGAGGGCGACGACGAAGGCGATACCGGTGGCCGCCAGCGTGTCGCCGAGCGAGAAGAACGCCGGTTCGTTCCAGCTCTTCGCCAGCTGGTAGAAGCCGCTGCCGAAGACGGCGGGGATCGCCAGGAGGAACGCGTAGCGGGCCGCCGCGGCGCGCTCGTAGCCGAGGAAGAGCCCCATCGTGATCGTGCCGCCCGAGCGCGAGACGCCCGGGACGAGGGCGAGGGCCTGTGCGAATCCGTAGGCGACGCCGTGCGGGTAGGTGAGCTGGTTGAGCGTGCGCTTCTTCGCTCCGACATGATCGGCGATGCCGAGCAGGATGCCGAACACGATCAGCATGATCGCGACCACCCAGAGCGAGCGGAACACGCTCTCGATCTGATCCTGGAAGAACAGGCCCAGGATGACGATCGGGATGCTGCCGATGATGATCATCCAGCCCATCCGCGCGTCGGGATCGGTGCGCGGGGCCTTGCCGACGAGCGACCGGAACCACTGCGTGACGATGCGGACGATGTCGCGCCAGAAGAACACCACCACGGCCGCCTCGGTGCCGATCTGGGTGATCGCCGTGAACGCCGCACCCGGGTCCTCGCCCGAGGGCAGGAACGAGCCGACGATGCGCAGGTGGGCGCTGGAGGAGATCGGCAGGAACTCGGTCAGCCCCTGGACGATACCGAGGATGAGCGCTTCGAAGAGATGCATGGGGGCCTTCAGGGTCGACGGCGGCACGGAGCCGGCGGGAGCGCTCAGTACGTGCGCAGCAGATCGGCCAGCACCCGCTGACCGAAGACAAGCGAGTCTACGGGCACACGCTCGTCGACTCCGTGGAACATGCCTGTGAAATCGAGATCGGCGGGCAGCCGGAGCGGCGCGAACCCGTATCCGGTGATCCCGAGGGTCGACAGCGCCTTGTTGTCGGTTCCGGCCCCCAGCAGATACGGGATGACGGGCACACCGGGGTCGTGCCGACCGATGCTCGCGACCATGGCCTCGACGAGCTCGCCCTCGAACGGGGTCTCCATACCGATGTCACGGACCACGGTCTCGATCACGATGTCGTCGCCGACGATCTGCTGGAGCTCGGCCAGCACCTGGTCCTCGGTGCCGGGGATCACCCGCACGTCGATGAGCGCTTCGGCGCGCTCAGGGATGACGTTGTGCTTGTACCCGGCGGTGAGGCCGGTGGGATTCGTCGTCGTCCGGAACGACGATCGCAGGAACGCCTCGGCGGGACCGGCGGCCGATGCCAGGGCGTCCGGATCGTCGGCGCTCCGCCCGGTGAGTGCGCTCAGTCCCTCGAGGAGCGCGGTGGTGGTCGGCGTGAGCCGGATCGGCCAGCGCGTGCGACCGATCGCCGCGACGGCCTCGGCCAGCGCCGTGATCGCGTTGTCGTCGTGCAGACGACTGCCGTGGCCCGCCCGTCCCTTCGCGACCAGCCGGATCCAGATCAGCGCCTTCTCGCCCACCTGCAACAGGTAGGCCCGACGGTCGTCGACCGTGATCGAGTATCCGCCGACCTCGCTGATCGCGGTCGCCGCACCGGCGAACCATTCGGGGCGGTCGCGCACGACGAGCGCCGATCCCTCGACGCCGCCGTTCTCCTCGTCGGCGAAGAACGCGAGGACGAGGTCGCGCGCCGGCATCTCGCCCGCGCGGAGGATGTCGGCGACGGCCGTGAGGATCATCGCGTTCATGTTCTTCATGTCCACGGCGCCGCGCCCCCACAGCATCCCGTCCTGCACGATCCCGGCGAAGGGATCGACCGTCCAGTCCTCCGCCATGGCGGGGACCACGTCGAGGTGCCCGTGCACGACG
It encodes:
- a CDS encoding helix-turn-helix transcriptional regulator, with amino-acid sequence MAARIPAEERLTNLVVALMATEIGLTKQQILDNVSGYRQRADAGTRSDALEKMFERDKDELRSLGVPVETIGDAADPNDLREARYRIPQAEYDLPSDIDFTPAELAVLRLAGSVWSAESASGDAQSGVRKIRALGIDGDEPIIGFAPRITARDAAFGPLQEAIEKSRVVAFDYLKPGEDAPRRRRVQPLALVDYEARWHVFGIDIDAAGDRTFLLSRIVGDVTVTATTFDPVLRDGAGDRALAGLEEVASQNSALLEITPGTEASLRLGRRAVPAVQGIRVPFVDVHILADELASYGPEVRVVEPDELRDAVVSRLRAVAETHAEREVRR
- a CDS encoding undecaprenyl-diphosphate phosphatase; the encoded protein is MHLFEALILGIVQGLTEFLPISSSAHLRIVGSFLPSGEDPGAAFTAITQIGTEAAVVVFFWRDIVRIVTQWFRSLVGKAPRTDPDARMGWMIIIGSIPIVILGLFFQDQIESVFRSLWVVAIMLIVFGILLGIADHVGAKKRTLNQLTYPHGVAYGFAQALALVPGVSRSGGTITMGLFLGYERAAAARYAFLLAIPAVFGSGFYQLAKSWNEPAFFSLGDTLAATGIAFVVALGVIAFFMSWISKRSFLPFVIYRILLGTVILVLLGTGAIAA
- a CDS encoding HAD family hydrolase → MSTQPRAVLWDMDGTVVDTEPYWMAAETRLVESFGGTWTHEDALQLVGSGLIDSAIILQNAGVRMEAEAIVAHLTDEVQNLLRTEGVPFRPGARELLLDLKQAGITTALVTMSLRRMALSVVDLIDFPAFDLVVAGDDVDNPKPHPEPYLQAAALLDIDITEAIVIEDSPTGVRAGIASGAVTLGVPHIVPLDDLGAHELWPTLDGRTAHDLVDLLDRHSATTGATR
- a CDS encoding tRNA (adenine-N1)-methyltransferase is translated as MTASGTHRPSGPFREGDRVQLTGPKGRLHTVTLREDGELHTHHGVLRHRDLIGLPDGSVAVNSSGHEYLALRPLLKDFAMSMPRGAAIVYPKDAAQIVMQADVFPGATVVEAGVGSGALSLSLLRAVGPAGRLVSFERREDFAEVARGNVATFFGEQPDTWSVVVGDLVEQLPSELPAGSVDRVVLDMLAPWECIDVVADALTPGGVVLCYIATATQLSRVAEYIRNTGLFTDPDASETMVRGWHVEGLAVRPDHRMVAHTGFLLTARRLAPGTVAPSVKRRASKSSYGDDDVEQWTPGAVGDREITDKNLRKRAREAARAAEGARIATASRESEHPTE
- a CDS encoding M20/M25/M40 family metallo-hydrolase, with translation MTEPSLPEVARIASELIRFDTSNFGGGNAKGEREAAEYVGAYLAELGLEVEYYEPVPRRTNVMARVPGRDRSLPALVVHGHLDVVPAMAEDWTVDPFAGIVQDGMLWGRGAVDMKNMNAMILTAVADILRAGEMPARDLVLAFFADEENGGVEGSALVVRDRPEWFAGAATAISEVGGYSITVDDRRAYLLQVGEKALIWIRLVAKGRAGHGSRLHDDNAITALAEAVAAIGRTRWPIRLTPTTTALLEGLSALTGRSADDPDALASAAGPAEAFLRSSFRTTTNPTGLTAGYKHNVIPERAEALIDVRVIPGTEDQVLAELQQIVGDDIVIETVVRDIGMETPFEGELVEAMVASIGRHDPGVPVIPYLLGAGTDNKALSTLGITGYGFAPLRLPADLDFTGMFHGVDERVPVDSLVFGQRVLADLLRTY
- a CDS encoding helix-turn-helix transcriptional regulator; its protein translation is MSAKKPLLAGDRVRLYLTLVPYLLEHGQVSLAEASAEFGVTPREMRAMVEKLTVIGLPGEAGFWQQPQEMFDINWDLLDQEDVIEITNDVALRRVPRFTAREAAALLAGLQMVAAVPAVSDSGLVAGLISKLSRGAADAPAEVVIAPTAVDEVREAVSRGVQEGRAISFTYQAPDAQPTTRTVDPVQILITNGQWYLQGWCHLRQAMRTFHLDRVSRPQLTDIPITHAGEHVPEAFAEVADDREVTVRVPERLAPLLGGLLSADEVETLDGVVTAHLHLADPRGIKRIAARFGGALEVLEPGIARAATREWASAGLALYHRPSTAQPGRLAESPTDDGN
- a CDS encoding PAC2 family protein, producing MDVLGSRIVIVAFDGWNDAGEAASGAVAALRATSEYDLVHTVDPELYFDYQYTRPSTQLDTEGRRRLKWPEATLWRPRDAGEGPEFWLLTGVEPARTWQSFAAEFIDVALRDDVSGFIMLGAMLADVPHSRPISIFAASQNEQAREELGLEKSLYEGPVGILSVIEHYAESAGIPTATLWASVPHYVANATPSPKVTLALLDRLEELTGVSVPRDALRTEAAAWEASIDAAAADDEEMTEYIRQLERTRDTWDSPEASGDAIAQEFEKYLRRRGDGPGDHKR